A portion of the Callithrix jacchus isolate 240 chromosome 21, calJac240_pri, whole genome shotgun sequence genome contains these proteins:
- the STX19 gene encoding syntaxin-19 → MKDRLQELKQRTKETEVSRDGHVSTAETEEQGLFLQHAVIYEREPVAERHLHEIQRLQESINSLTDNVQKFGQQQKSLVASMRRFSLLKRESTITKEIKIQAEYINRSLNDLVKEVKKSEVENGPSSVVTRILKSQHAAMFRHFQQTMFTYNDTIAAKQEKCKTFIFRQLEVAGKDTTEEEVNDMLHQGKWEVFNESLLTEISITKAQLSEIEQRHKELVNLENQMKDLRDLFIQISLLVEEQGESIDNIEMTVTSTKEYVNNTKEKFGLAVKYQRRNPCRVLCCWCCPCCSSK, encoded by the coding sequence atgaAAGACCGACTTCAAGAACTAAAGCAGAGAACAAAGGAAACTGAAGTCTCTAGAGATGGTCACGTATCAACTGCAGAAACAGAGGAACAAGGGCTGTTTCTGCAGCACGCTGTTATTTATGAAAGAGAGCCTGTAGCTGAGAGACACCTACATGAAATTCAGAGACTACAGGAAAGCATTAACAGTTTGACAGATAATGTTCAAAAATTTGGGCAGCAACAGAAAAGTCTGGTGGCTTCAATGAGAAGGTTTAGTCTACTTAAGAGAGAGTCTACCAttacaaaagagataaaaatccAAGCAGAATACATCAACAGAAGTTTGAATGATTTAGTGAAAGAAGTTAAAAAGTCAGAGGTTGAAAATGGTCCATCATCAGTGGTCACAAGGATACTGAAATCTCAGCACGCTGCAATGTTCCGCCATTTTCAGCAAACTATGTTTACATACAATGACACAATAGCAGCAAAGCAGGAGAAGTGCAAGACATTTATCTTCCGTCAGCTTGAAGTTGCTGGAAAAGACACGACGGAAGAAGAAGTAAATGATATGCTTCATCAAGGAAAATGGGAAGTTTTTAATGAAAGCCTGCTCACAGAAATCAGTATCACTAAAGCACAACTTTCAGAGATTGAACAGAGACACAAAGAACTTGTTAATTTAGAGAACCAAATGAAGGATTTAAGGGATCTTTTCATTCAGATATCTCTTTTAGTAGAGGAACAAGGAGAGAGCATAGACAACATTGAAATGACAGTGACTAGTACAAAGGAGTACGTCAACAATACTAAAGAGAAATTTGGACTAGCTGTCAAATACCAAAGAAGAAATCCTTGCAGGGTACTGTGCTGTTGGTGCTGTCCATGCTGTAGCTCAAAATAA